Proteins encoded in a region of the Methylosinus trichosporium OB3b genome:
- a CDS encoding response regulator transcription factor, whose amino-acid sequence MAEQHKAEAPPLANAPRVLIVDDEPQLLRVLKPALAAGGYRTIEAASGREALRAIAALSPDAVLLDLGLPDMDGKEVLAQARAFSQVPILIVSARDREQEKIEALDAGADDYVEKPFSIGELLARLRAALRHGARDAGPAAAEVESLGLRIDLANRAVTRDGAPVKLTPKEYDLLATLARHPGKLLTHKQILTAVWGPAHGGDTQYLRVFIGQLRAKIEEDPSAPRLIVTDPGVGYRFVKA is encoded by the coding sequence ATGGCCGAGCAGCACAAGGCCGAGGCCCCGCCGCTCGCCAACGCGCCGCGGGTCCTCATCGTCGACGACGAGCCGCAGCTGCTGCGCGTGCTGAAGCCGGCGCTCGCCGCCGGCGGCTATCGGACGATCGAAGCGGCGAGCGGGCGCGAAGCCTTGAGGGCGATCGCCGCCCTTTCGCCCGACGCGGTGTTGCTCGACCTCGGCCTCCCCGATATGGACGGCAAGGAGGTGCTGGCGCAGGCGCGGGCCTTCTCCCAGGTTCCGATTCTCATCGTCTCTGCGCGCGACCGCGAGCAGGAGAAGATCGAGGCGCTCGACGCCGGCGCCGACGACTATGTCGAAAAGCCGTTCTCCATCGGCGAGCTGCTCGCGCGGCTGCGCGCGGCGCTGCGCCATGGCGCGCGCGACGCCGGTCCCGCCGCCGCCGAGGTCGAGAGCCTCGGCCTGCGCATCGATCTCGCCAATCGCGCCGTGACCCGCGACGGCGCGCCGGTCAAGCTCACCCCGAAGGAATACGACCTCCTCGCGACGCTCGCCCGCCATCCGGGCAAGCTGCTGACGCATAAGCAGATCCTCACCGCCGTCTGGGGGCCGGCGCATGGCGGCGACACGCAATATCTGCGCGTCTTCATCGGCCAGTTGCGGGCCAAGATCGAGGAGGATCCCTCCGCGCCGCGCCTCATCGTCACCGATCCCGGCGTCGGCTATCGTTTCGTCAAAGCGTAA